Proteins encoded by one window of Blautia argi:
- a CDS encoding nitroreductase family protein, with product MKKRLGQWKRDILMLLDYLSDFKNYQKSNFGNYKNTDIIAMEAKIHRQMHIIEKGMSLSNPRVGFGQEKIKILLEYIDEYIKLGYGNKSKIISQAVGTLKAYLDFFKTQGYKNEQLAQKIETYNVYSDKQNCGVKVLTLEELKKAQHSEFPEFFLSRHSVRQFLDKDVDVSVIRKAVAMAMNSPSACNRQSAKVYVYLNKEINDIIGKDLLEGSGGFSQEVNKYLVITGNYAAFTDSYERNQCIVDASLFAMNLVLALHYYGVGSCLLQASERKELDKKRHELLEIPSNEKIVLFLAIGYYKDEFRVAQSQRKDIQDYLIIK from the coding sequence ATGAAAAAAAGGTTAGGTCAGTGGAAACGTGATATTTTAATGCTTTTAGACTATTTAAGTGATTTTAAAAATTATCAAAAAAGTAATTTTGGTAATTATAAAAACACTGATATTATAGCTATGGAGGCAAAAATACATAGGCAGATGCATATTATAGAGAAGGGAATGTCATTATCAAATCCTAGGGTGGGATTTGGACAAGAAAAAATAAAAATATTACTTGAATATATAGATGAATATATAAAATTAGGATACGGAAATAAATCTAAAATTATTTCTCAAGCAGTGGGAACCTTAAAAGCATATTTGGATTTTTTTAAAACGCAAGGATATAAAAACGAGCAGCTTGCTCAAAAAATAGAAACGTATAATGTATATAGTGATAAACAAAATTGCGGTGTTAAAGTTTTAACATTAGAAGAATTAAAAAAAGCACAACATAGTGAATTTCCAGAGTTCTTTTTATCTCGTCATTCAGTAAGACAATTTTTAGATAAAGATGTAGATGTATCTGTTATTAGAAAAGCTGTAGCCATGGCAATGAATTCACCATCAGCATGTAATCGCCAATCTGCAAAAGTTTATGTATATTTAAATAAAGAAATAAATGATATAATTGGAAAAGATTTGTTAGAAGGAAGCGGAGGATTTAGTCAAGAGGTTAATAAGTATCTTGTAATTACAGGAAATTATGCAGCATTCACAGATAGTTATGAAAGGAATCAGTGTATTGTTGATGCATCATTATTTGCTATGAATTTAGTATTGGCATTACATTATTACGGAGTGGGAAGTTGTCTTCTACAAGCTTCTGAGAGAAAAGAATTAGATAAAAAAAGACATGAGTTATTAGAGATACCAAGTAATGAAAAAATTGTTTTATTTCTTGCTATAGGATATTATAAAGATGAATTTAGAGTAGCTCAATCTCAACGTAAGGATATACAAGATTATTTGATTATTAAATGA